The proteins below are encoded in one region of Clostridium fermenticellae:
- a CDS encoding NAD(P)/FAD-dependent oxidoreductase, translated as MQSYDIVVIGGGPAGLAAAISAKEEGIDDILILEREDQLGGILNQCIHNGFGLHTFKEELTGPEYAQRFIDKAIDLKIPYKLNTMVLNINDKKEITAVNEEDGIIEIKARSIILAMGCRERPRGAINIPGSRCAGIYTAGTAQKFVNVEGYMPGKEVVILGSGDIGLIMARRMTLEGAKVKAVVELMPYSSGLKRNIVQCLDDFNIPLKLSHTITNIKGKSRVEGVTIAKVGEDRKPIADTEEYIKCDTILLSVGLLPENELSRKANVKLSNVTSGPEVDESLETNIEGIFACGNVLHVHDLVDNVTLESYNAGKNAAKYVNGKRFNGEKIEIIATDGVRYTVPKYVNPENIEKVLDVRFRVGSVYRDNFISVYFGDKREMHIKKRILTPGEMENVKLTKAVFDKYSDCKKIIIKVEGE; from the coding sequence ATGCAATCATATGATATAGTTGTAATAGGAGGAGGCCCTGCGGGACTCGCAGCAGCCATCTCGGCTAAAGAGGAAGGCATAGATGATATTTTGATATTGGAAAGAGAAGATCAATTAGGTGGAATTTTAAATCAGTGTATTCATAATGGATTTGGACTTCATACGTTCAAGGAAGAATTAACAGGTCCTGAATATGCACAAAGATTCATAGATAAAGCGATTGATTTAAAGATCCCATATAAGTTAAATACAATGGTTCTTAATATAAATGATAAAAAAGAAATTACAGCTGTTAATGAAGAAGATGGAATTATAGAGATAAAGGCAAGGTCAATAATTCTAGCAATGGGCTGCAGAGAAAGACCAAGAGGAGCAATAAATATACCTGGCAGTAGGTGTGCTGGTATATATACTGCCGGAACAGCTCAAAAATTCGTAAATGTTGAAGGTTATATGCCCGGAAAAGAAGTTGTAATACTTGGGTCCGGGGATATCGGGCTTATAATGGCAAGGAGAATGACATTAGAGGGTGCTAAGGTTAAGGCTGTAGTTGAACTTATGCCATATTCAAGTGGGTTAAAAAGGAATATAGTTCAATGTCTGGATGATTTTAATATACCACTTAAATTAAGTCATACAATAACGAATATAAAGGGAAAAAGCAGGGTTGAAGGTGTAACAATTGCTAAAGTTGGTGAAGATAGAAAACCTATAGCTGATACAGAAGAATATATAAAATGCGATACAATACTTCTTTCAGTAGGCCTTTTACCTGAAAATGAACTTTCAAGGAAGGCAAATGTGAAATTATCTAATGTAACGAGTGGACCAGAGGTAGATGAAAGTCTTGAAACTAATATTGAAGGTATATTTGCATGTGGTAATGTTCTTCATGTACATGATCTTGTTGATAATGTTACACTTGAAAGTTATAACGCCGGGAAAAATGCAGCTAAGTATGTAAATGGTAAGAGATTTAATGGTGAAAAAATAGAAATTATAGCCACAGATGGTGTAAGATATACGGTACCTAAATATGTAAATCCAGAAAACATAGAAAAAGTTTTAGATGTTAGATTTAGAGTTGGAAGTGTTTATAGAGATAATTTTATCAGCGTTTATTTTGGCGATAAGAGAGAAATGCATATAAAGAAAAGAATTCTTACACCAGGTGAGATGGAAAATGTTAAGCTTACAAAAGCAGTTTTTGATAAGTACAGTGACTGTAAAAAAATAATCATTAAAGTTGAAGGAGAGTAA
- a CDS encoding bifunctional 5,10-methylenetetrahydrofolate dehydrogenase/5,10-methenyltetrahydrofolate cyclohydrolase, whose protein sequence is MGAIIKGKPVADSISEGIILEVKELKERNIIPKLVAVRVGENESDLSYERGAFKRCSKVGIEMEVKKFPGSISEEEFIAEIKKLNDDKSVNGILVFRPLPKQLSEDNIKYIISPEKDIDCLSPINVAKLMENDNTGFVPCTPSAVMEILKYYNVDIAGKNVVIIGRSMLVGKPISILLLNENATVTICHSQTRDISMFSSKADIVIVGVGKANMIDESYIKEGAIVIDVGINICSNGKLCGDVNTDRCFNKASMITPVPSGVGSVTTSVLVKHVIKACKLQNNV, encoded by the coding sequence ATGGGGGCTATTATTAAAGGAAAGCCAGTTGCAGATTCCATAAGTGAAGGTATAATTCTAGAGGTTAAAGAATTAAAAGAAAGAAATATAATTCCAAAGCTTGTGGCAGTTAGGGTTGGAGAAAATGAAAGTGATCTATCCTATGAGAGAGGGGCATTTAAAAGATGTTCTAAAGTGGGAATAGAAATGGAAGTAAAGAAATTTCCCGGTAGTATATCTGAAGAAGAGTTTATAGCAGAAATAAAAAAGTTAAACGATGATAAATCAGTAAATGGTATACTTGTGTTTAGACCTCTTCCTAAGCAGTTAAGTGAAGATAATATAAAGTACATAATATCTCCGGAAAAGGATATTGATTGCCTGAGTCCTATTAATGTCGCAAAGTTAATGGAAAATGATAATACCGGTTTTGTACCATGTACACCGTCAGCAGTAATGGAAATATTAAAGTATTATAATGTAGATATAGCTGGAAAGAATGTCGTTATAATAGGCAGGTCAATGCTTGTTGGAAAACCAATATCGATACTGCTTTTAAATGAAAATGCAACAGTTACAATATGTCATTCGCAAACCAGGGATATTTCTATGTTTTCTTCGAAGGCCGATATAGTTATAGTTGGAGTTGGAAAAGCCAATATGATTGATGAGAGTTATATTAAAGAGGGTGCAATTGTAATAGATGTTGGTATAAATATTTGTAGTAATGGAAAATTATGCGGTGATGTAAATACTGATAGGTGTTTCAATAAAGCTTCGATGATAACTCCAGTTCCATCAGGGGTTGGATCTGTAACAACGTCTGTCCTCGTAAAGCATGTCATAAAAGCTTGTAAACTGCAGAACAATGTATAA
- a CDS encoding helix-turn-helix domain-containing protein translates to MQLGGKIRQLRKQQKISIEQLAKTCNLSTGLISQMERGINIPSVISLWKVAKALNVPMNYFFDDYKDDLPIIRKSERKKIIIPNSNVTYELLSPNLNKKMELLLIKLEPGKCSSDDLISHEGEECGYMIQGTIKIKYGNKEYILNEGDSIYYDSTVAHRFVNIGEVEAISIWTMTPPSF, encoded by the coding sequence ATGCAATTAGGTGGAAAAATCAGACAACTGAGAAAACAACAGAAAATTAGTATTGAACAATTAGCAAAGACATGTAATTTAAGTACAGGTCTTATAAGCCAAATGGAAAGAGGGATAAACATTCCATCTGTAATATCTTTATGGAAAGTAGCAAAAGCCCTTAATGTACCAATGAATTATTTTTTCGACGACTATAAAGATGACCTTCCAATTATACGAAAAAGTGAAAGAAAAAAAATAATAATTCCAAATTCAAATGTCACATATGAATTATTAAGTCCAAATTTAAATAAAAAAATGGAGCTATTATTAATAAAACTTGAACCCGGTAAATGCAGTTCAGATGATCTTATAAGCCATGAGGGTGAAGAATGTGGTTATATGATTCAGGGAACTATAAAAATAAAATATGGAAACAAAGAATATATACTCAATGAGGGAGATAGCATATATTATGACAGCACAGTTGCACACAGATTTGTAAATATTGGAGAAGTCGAAGCAATATCAATATGGACAATGACCCCACCAAGTTTTTAA
- a CDS encoding helix-turn-helix domain-containing protein encodes MKLIKKYTEKQLISYIYDNRYKIGANLLQFIRDNGYTKSSVSKLADISRPTIDKLIKGEIDNNTNLKKHVDKIIATFNIKLEELIDYKRAESDNNREVAVSNNAPEEYELSDKAKRMFGFLDDIIDLYEVYSDR; translated from the coding sequence ATGAAATTAATAAAAAAATATACTGAAAAGCAATTGATATCATATATTTATGACAATAGATATAAAATAGGTGCTAATCTCCTTCAATTTATTAGAGATAATGGCTATACTAAATCATCAGTTTCAAAATTAGCGGATATATCAAGACCAACTATTGATAAATTAATTAAAGGCGAAATAGATAATAATACAAATCTCAAAAAACATGTAGATAAGATTATTGCAACTTTTAATATAAAGCTTGAAGAATTAATAGATTATAAGCGTGCAGAATCAGACAATAACCGTGAAGTTGCAGTATCTAATAATGCACCGGAAGAATATGAACTAAGCGACAAAGCTAAAAGAATGTTTGGTTTTCTAGACGATATAATAGATCTTTATGAAGTCTATAGTGATAGGTAG
- the yjeM gene encoding glutamate/gamma-aminobutyrate family transporter YjeM: MSENIKSKKKLTLIPLSLMVLTSVFMFPNVPRAFLLMGYAAIPWYILAAITFLIPFAFMVGEYGAAFKKEKGGIYSWMKKIVGPKYAFITIFMWYIGWLVWIILTCNSIWIHFSTIIFGTDTTSGWSILGMNSTHTLGLLSIIFAILLTLISTKGLDKIIKITSVGGISVGFINLVAYIGAIIIFIAGKGHMDQPLNMNTLLHSPNPAYGSAVSILSFISFAILAYAGIEVVAGVVDDTENSEKTFPKGVLMGSIIIAVGYILGIFACGIFTNWQGVLSGKDINMVNVTIIMMNNMGYQLATAIGLSHTTALVFSSWIGRLVGLSMFLTYFGALISYSYSPLKQLIEGTPKELWPGKLSEIKDGLPKNAMWVQCILIVFFMLIVSLGGQGASKFFDKLVLMTNVATTLPYIFMSSVFYKFKKNTSIEKPFVIYKSHTSSLIWTILVTFTVVFANVTVIIKPALTGDIVSSIWMIAGPLIFSIISILMYARYEKIISTQKHI, encoded by the coding sequence ATGTCAGAAAATATTAAAAGCAAAAAAAAATTAACACTAATACCACTATCGCTTATGGTTTTAACTTCCGTTTTTATGTTTCCAAATGTTCCACGAGCATTTTTATTAATGGGTTATGCCGCAATTCCATGGTATATACTTGCCGCAATCACTTTTCTAATTCCTTTTGCCTTCATGGTTGGAGAATATGGAGCAGCATTTAAAAAAGAAAAAGGCGGAATATATTCATGGATGAAAAAAATTGTAGGTCCAAAATATGCATTTATCACAATATTCATGTGGTATATAGGTTGGCTTGTATGGATAATACTAACATGTAATTCAATATGGATTCATTTTTCTACTATAATATTTGGTACAGATACAACATCAGGTTGGTCAATACTGGGTATGAATTCGACACATACATTAGGATTACTGTCTATAATATTCGCAATACTTTTAACCTTAATATCAACTAAAGGACTAGATAAAATAATCAAAATAACATCCGTTGGTGGAATTTCCGTTGGATTTATAAATCTAGTGGCATATATAGGTGCAATAATAATATTTATAGCAGGCAAAGGTCATATGGATCAACCTCTTAATATGAACACACTGTTACATTCACCAAATCCAGCATATGGATCTGCTGTATCAATACTATCCTTCATATCATTTGCAATACTGGCATATGCTGGTATTGAGGTTGTAGCAGGTGTAGTTGATGACACTGAAAACTCTGAAAAAACCTTCCCAAAGGGCGTTTTAATGGGTTCTATAATCATAGCTGTTGGATATATCCTTGGTATATTTGCATGTGGTATATTTACTAACTGGCAGGGTGTATTATCCGGCAAAGATATAAACATGGTAAATGTAACAATAATAATGATGAATAATATGGGATACCAACTTGCTACAGCTATTGGCTTAAGCCATACGACTGCATTAGTCTTTAGTTCATGGATAGGAAGACTCGTTGGACTGTCAATGTTTTTGACATACTTCGGAGCACTTATTTCTTATTCATATTCTCCATTGAAACAACTTATAGAAGGTACTCCTAAAGAACTTTGGCCAGGAAAATTATCCGAAATAAAAGATGGTCTTCCTAAAAATGCTATGTGGGTTCAATGTATCTTAATAGTGTTCTTTATGTTAATAGTAAGTTTAGGTGGGCAAGGCGCTAGTAAATTTTTTGATAAATTAGTTCTTATGACAAATGTTGCAACGACACTTCCTTATATATTTATGTCAAGTGTATTCTATAAATTTAAAAAGAATACCAGCATTGAAAAACCTTTTGTAATATATAAAAGTCATACAAGTTCATTAATATGGACTATATTAGTCACCTTTACAGTTGTATTTGCAAATGTAACTGTAATAATAAAACCTGCTCTAACCGGTGACATAGTATCATCTATATGGATGATTGCAGGACCACTTATATTTTCAATAATCTCAATTCTCATGTACGCAAGATATGAAAAAATTATAAGTACACAAAAACATATATAA
- a CDS encoding cyclodeaminase/cyclohydrolase family protein, whose protein sequence is MKLAENTFCEFIEKLSSKSPTPGGGGASALLGSVGTALSGMVANLTICNKKFTEYRDEIEYMLNKSRAIQTQFLELMDKDAENFLPFIKAFGLPKLTEEEKKFRENVMQKCLKNACTAPIEIMEKCLEALEVHEYFVDHCSKMIVSDIGVGVQSLRSALLGAHLSVIININSIKDSDYTSKIKRKVNLLVKEGTAKADMIYEKVCTILSK, encoded by the coding sequence TTGAAATTAGCAGAAAATACATTTTGTGAGTTTATAGAAAAATTATCCTCAAAATCGCCTACACCAGGAGGCGGTGGAGCTTCAGCGCTTCTTGGGTCAGTCGGAACAGCTCTTTCAGGTATGGTTGCAAATCTTACAATTTGCAACAAGAAGTTCACAGAATATAGAGATGAAATTGAATATATGCTTAATAAATCCCGAGCAATACAAACTCAATTTTTAGAGCTTATGGATAAGGATGCAGAAAATTTTTTACCTTTTATAAAGGCATTTGGGCTTCCAAAATTAACTGAGGAAGAAAAGAAATTTAGGGAAAATGTCATGCAGAAATGCTTGAAAAATGCATGCACAGCGCCAATTGAAATAATGGAAAAATGCTTGGAGGCTCTCGAAGTACATGAATACTTTGTAGATCATTGTTCTAAGATGATTGTAAGTGATATTGGGGTCGGAGTTCAATCACTAAGATCGGCATTATTGGGTGCTCATTTAAGTGTAATTATAAATATAAATTCAATTAAGGATAGTGATTATACTTCTAAGATAAAAAGAAAAGTCAATTTGCTTGTTAAAGAAGGAACAGCAAAGGCAGATATGATTTACGAAAAAGTATGCACTATACTTTCAAAATAA
- a CDS encoding formate--tetrahydrofolate ligase: protein MKFKSDIEIAQECEMRPIKDIASKLGISEDDIELYGKYKAKVDYNLLKKNKGKDGKLILCTAINPTPAGEGKTTTSIGVADALSRLGKSVVVALREPSMGPVFGIKGGAAGGGYSQVVPMEDINLHFTGDIHAIGAANNLLAAMIDNHIYQGNSLNIDPRRITWRRCVDMNDRQLRFVTDGLGGKANGMPREDGFDITVASEIMAIFCLSSDINDLKERLAKIVIGYTRNGEPVTAHDLKAEGAMAAILKDALKPNLVQTLEGTPAFVHGGPFANIAHGCNSLMATRMAKHFGDYVVTEAGFGADLGAEKFLDIKCRMSKLKPDAVIIVATVRALKYNGGIKKNELNVENLDALEKGLPNLLKHVENITKVFKLPVVVAINKFPTDTDKEIELMQKKCNELGVNVRISNVWAEGGKGGIEVAKEILRLIEEEENNFEYAYDEKLPIREKIRTIAQKIYGADDVIFTTKAGKEIDELERLGFGNTPVCIAKTQYSLTDDKNILGRPTGFTITVNQVTISAGAGFVVAITGSIMKMPGLSKTPAAEKIDVDENGVISGLF from the coding sequence ATGAAATTTAAATCAGATATAGAAATAGCTCAAGAATGTGAAATGAGACCTATAAAAGATATTGCTTCAAAACTCGGAATATCTGAAGATGACATTGAACTTTATGGAAAATATAAAGCTAAAGTGGATTATAATCTATTAAAGAAAAATAAAGGAAAAGATGGAAAATTGATATTGTGTACTGCAATTAATCCAACACCAGCAGGAGAAGGAAAAACAACCACATCAATAGGTGTGGCTGATGCATTATCAAGGCTTGGTAAATCGGTAGTGGTTGCTTTAAGAGAGCCATCTATGGGACCTGTTTTTGGTATAAAAGGAGGAGCAGCAGGAGGCGGATATTCACAAGTAGTTCCGATGGAAGATATAAATCTTCATTTTACTGGTGATATACATGCAATAGGTGCTGCAAATAATTTACTTGCGGCAATGATAGATAACCATATTTATCAAGGCAATAGTCTGAACATAGATCCAAGAAGGATAACCTGGAGAAGATGCGTTGATATGAACGACAGACAGCTTAGGTTTGTAACGGATGGGCTTGGCGGAAAGGCAAATGGCATGCCAAGAGAAGATGGATTTGATATAACTGTTGCATCTGAAATAATGGCTATATTTTGCCTGTCCTCAGATATAAATGATTTAAAAGAAAGACTTGCAAAAATAGTAATAGGGTATACTAGAAATGGTGAACCGGTAACCGCACATGATTTAAAGGCTGAAGGTGCAATGGCGGCCATTTTAAAGGATGCTTTAAAACCTAATTTGGTTCAGACTCTAGAAGGAACGCCAGCATTTGTTCATGGTGGTCCATTTGCAAATATAGCACATGGATGTAATTCGCTTATGGCAACTAGAATGGCTAAGCACTTTGGTGATTATGTAGTTACTGAAGCCGGATTTGGTGCTGATCTTGGAGCGGAAAAGTTTCTTGATATAAAATGCAGAATGTCAAAACTCAAACCAGATGCAGTAATCATAGTAGCAACAGTTAGAGCACTTAAATACAATGGCGGAATTAAAAAGAATGAATTAAATGTTGAGAATCTGGATGCACTTGAAAAAGGACTCCCAAATTTACTAAAGCATGTTGAGAATATAACTAAAGTATTTAAGCTTCCTGTTGTAGTTGCTATAAATAAGTTTCCAACTGATACTGATAAAGAAATTGAATTAATGCAAAAAAAATGCAATGAATTAGGAGTTAATGTCAGGATTTCTAATGTATGGGCAGAAGGCGGAAAAGGTGGTATAGAGGTTGCAAAAGAGATTTTAAGACTAATAGAAGAGGAAGAAAATAATTTTGAATATGCCTATGACGAAAAACTTCCTATCAGAGAGAAAATAAGGACTATAGCTCAAAAAATATACGGTGCTGATGATGTAATATTTACAACTAAGGCCGGTAAGGAGATAGATGAACTTGAAAGGTTAGGATTTGGAAATACACCAGTATGCATAGCAAAAACACAGTATTCTCTCACTGATGATAAGAATATCTTAGGGAGACCTACTGGATTTACTATAACTGTGAATCAAGTGACTATTTCAGCGGGAGCAGGATTTGTAGTAGCAATAACTGGTTCTATAATGAAAATGCCGGGACTTTCAAAGACACCAGCTGCTGAAAAAATAGATGTCGATGAAAATGGAGTTATAAGTGGGCTATTTTAA
- a CDS encoding NAD(P)/FAD-dependent oxidoreductase, with protein sequence MFDVTIIGSGVIGSAIARELSKYKLRICVIEKEADVASGTTKANSAIVHAGFDAKPGTLKGKLNAEGNAMFDKLSKELDFPFKRNGSFVLCFDEKDLGKLRKLKEQGRKNGVPDLEILDGDKVRSMEPNLSESVVGALFAPTGGIVCPYEMTIALAENAFTNGAEFKFDSKVNSIDKKDGKYTVITNKGTIETKFVINTAGVYADEINNMVSKNKIKIIPRKGEYCLFDKAVGNTVAKTIFQLPTKMGKGVLITPTIDGNLLVGPNAVDVDDKDDLNTTSEGINEILSKASFSVKSIPVRQVITSFSGLRAHPISGDFIIGEAKDAENFINAAGIESPGLSSSPAIAKMIEEIVVLKLHPEKNDKFNPIRKGIPKFRKMTNEDRKKLIAQDHRYGKIVCRCETVTEGEIVNSIQRPLGARNLDGIKRRTRAGMGRCQCGFCSTRLVDILSRELKVDPRSITKYGKNSNILCGKNKEDI encoded by the coding sequence ATGTTTGATGTAACAATTATAGGATCTGGTGTAATAGGTTCTGCAATAGCTAGAGAACTATCAAAATATAAGCTTAGAATATGTGTTATAGAAAAAGAAGCTGATGTAGCAAGTGGTACAACCAAAGCCAATAGCGCTATAGTGCATGCAGGATTTGATGCTAAACCTGGTACTTTAAAAGGTAAGTTGAATGCAGAGGGAAACGCAATGTTTGATAAACTTTCAAAAGAACTTGATTTTCCTTTTAAAAGAAATGGATCATTCGTATTGTGCTTTGATGAGAAGGATTTAGGTAAGCTCCGTAAATTAAAAGAACAAGGCAGGAAGAATGGTGTACCTGATCTTGAGATATTGGATGGTGACAAAGTAAGGTCTATGGAGCCAAATCTATCTGAAAGTGTTGTAGGAGCTCTATTTGCTCCGACTGGAGGTATAGTTTGTCCATATGAAATGACAATTGCATTAGCAGAGAATGCTTTTACTAATGGCGCTGAATTTAAATTTGATTCTAAAGTTAATTCAATAGATAAGAAAGATGGAAAGTATACTGTGATTACCAACAAAGGAACAATAGAAACTAAATTTGTAATAAATACTGCTGGAGTTTATGCAGATGAGATAAATAATATGGTAAGTAAAAATAAAATAAAGATAATACCGAGGAAGGGAGAATACTGTCTTTTTGACAAGGCTGTTGGAAATACTGTAGCAAAGACTATATTTCAGCTTCCAACTAAAATGGGAAAAGGCGTTCTAATTACACCAACTATTGACGGAAATCTTTTGGTTGGACCGAATGCGGTAGATGTAGATGATAAGGATGATTTAAATACAACCAGTGAGGGAATAAATGAGATACTTAGTAAAGCCTCCTTTAGTGTAAAGTCAATACCTGTAAGACAGGTTATAACTTCATTCTCGGGGTTAAGAGCCCATCCAATATCCGGGGATTTTATAATTGGAGAAGCAAAAGATGCTGAAAACTTTATAAATGCAGCAGGAATTGAATCACCAGGACTGTCAAGTTCACCTGCAATAGCTAAAATGATTGAAGAAATTGTTGTCCTTAAATTACACCCTGAAAAAAATGATAAGTTTAATCCTATAAGAAAGGGAATACCAAAATTTAGGAAAATGACAAATGAAGATAGAAAGAAACTTATAGCACAAGATCATAGATATGGTAAAATAGTGTGTAGATGTGAAACTGTTACAGAAGGTGAAATTGTAAATTCAATACAGAGGCCATTAGGCGCTAGAAATTTAGATGGTATAAAGAGAAGAACTAGAGCTGGAATGGGTAGATGTCAGTGTGGTTTTTGTTCAACGAGGTTAGTTGATATTTTGTCTAGAGAACTTAAAGTCGATCCTAGAAGTATAACTAAATATGGCAAGAATTCTAATATACTATGTGGTAAAAATAAAGAGGATATTTAG